The following coding sequences are from one Anabas testudineus chromosome 16, fAnaTes1.2, whole genome shotgun sequence window:
- the LOC113170449 gene encoding rho guanine nucleotide exchange factor 2-like isoform X4 encodes MSRLLESRRQDRMKEINLKNKEKERLKEREKEAREREARSSNGHLFTSLTVSSTTLCSSCNRSITAKEALSCPACNVTIHNRCRDSLASCAKMKQRQQKLSMVRNSSALQNVTLRTKTPMMKERPSSAIYPSDSLRQSLLGSRRVRSGLSLAKSVSTNNIAGGNEDSSGLKRILSQSTESLNFRNRTLSMESLTDDGEWWWSPLLEELQEEGSCVQADSWSLAVEPDFLQKLHKDLIKQQDVIYELIQTEFHHVRTLRIMEGVYRRGMQEEVMLEAGVVHTIFPCLDQLLELHSSFLSELLNRRKEGLVEGSSTNFVIRSIGDLLLKQFSGQSADDMKKLYSEFCSRHPKAVKLYKEVLTRDRRLQQFIRRVCRGPLLRRHGVQECILLVTQRITKYPVLIKRILDNTKGSEEEAQSLSQALQLLKDLISSVDHEVLELDRTRRLQEIQARLDPRAQAEVQGGGAFRGGELLRRRLLHEGTLLWKLQGSRMKDVQVLLMSDILVFLQEKDQKFTFASLDKSPVVSLNNLIVRDIANQERGMYLISASTPPEMFELHAASKDDRRTWMTRIQQAALSCPSRDEFPLIETEDKALLRRLRADIQQKDREVLELLQERVTLFSDLVEATGRGGTEEGGVEVISCCSSSCRNLFRADTPHAPQAEPLLMGALSEVDKLTELLLNSNVQRSSITNSNQELSNGDSGSLDSLMMNGSSSKDRNGNQLQEQTLNEEVRQRLVSLSTQLHALQAAVIRQDSILELSVTPGTAPGPSPAPRLSRSVSRDMGLEASGEVVQLRRQVELLKEEVTWLSLRGEGPDGRMQGNRGTSDVIQAEQVRRETRAPLASQDPVDQLDGVQEGNEDEEEELMKISPRSDSPRDLQDIPEESECEPHHTST; translated from the exons aatAAGGAAAAGGAGCgactgaaggagagagagaaggaggcgCGAGAGAGGGAGGCCCGGTCCAGCAACGGTCACCTGTTCACCTCTCTCACGGTGTCCTCCACCACCCTGTGCTCCTCCTGCAACAGGAGCATCACCGCCAAGGAGGCGCTCAGCTGCCCAG cctgTAATGTCACCATCCACAACCGCTGCAGAGACAGCCTGGCCAGCTGTGCCAAGATGAAACAGAGG CAACAGAAGCTGTCGATGGTCAGAAACAGCTCAGCTCTGCAGAATGTCACCCTGCGGACTAAAA ctccGATGATGAAGGAGCGGCCGAGCTCGGCCATCTACCCCTCAGACAGTCTTCGACAGTCCCTGCTCGGGTCCAGACGAGTTCGATCCGGACTGTCACTGGCCAAGAGTGTTTCCACCAATAACATTGCAGG GGGGAATGAGGATTCTTCAGGTCTGAAGCGAATTCTGTCTCAGTCCACAGAGTCTTTAAACTTCAGGAACAGGACGTTGTCCATGGAGTCTCTCACTGATGATG GTGAGTGGTGGTGGAGCCCcctgctggaggagctgcaggaggagggcAGCTGTGTTCAGGCCGACAGTTGGAGCCTCGCTGTGGAACCAGACTTTCTGCAGAAGCTTCATAAAGACCTGATCAAACAACAAGACGTAATTTATG AGCTCATCCAGACGGAGTTCCACCACGTGAGGACGCTGAGGATCATGGAGGGGGTATACCGGCGCGGGATGCAGGAGGAGGTGATGCTGGAGGCTGGGGTGGTTCATACCATCTTCCCCTGTCTGGACCAACTGCTGGAGCTCCATTCCAGCTTCCTGTCAGAGCTGCTGAACAGGAGAAAGGAGGGACTGGTGGAGGGCAGCTCCACCAACTTTGTTATCAGGAGCATTGGAGACCTGCTGCTCAAACAG TTTTCAGGTCAAAGTGCCGACGACATGAAGAAACTTTACTCAGAGTTCTGCAGTCGACACCCGAAAGCTGTGAAACTCTACAAAGAAGTTTTAACCCGAGACCGAAGACTGCAGCAGTTCATCAGG CGTGTCTGCCGTGGTCCTCTGCTGCGTCGTCATGGCGTCCAGGAGTGCATCCTACTGGTGACGCAGCGAATCACAAAGTACCCGGTCCTGATCAAGCGGATACTGGACAACACCAAAG GCAGTGAGGAAGAGGCACAATCTCTGAGCCAGGCACTGCAGCTCCTGAAGGACCTGATAAGCTCAGTGGACCATGAAGTTTTGGAGCTGGACCGGAccaggaggctgcaggagatTCAGGCCCGTCTGGACCCCCGGGCCCAGGCTGAGGTTCAGGGAGGAGGAGCGTTCAGAGGAGGCGAGCTGCTGAGGAGAAGGCTTCTTCACGAAGGGACACTGCTCTGGAAACTCCAGGGCTCCAGGATGAAAG atGTGCAGGTCCTGCTGATGTCAGACATCTTGGTTTTCCTTCAGGAGAAAGACCAAAAGTTCACTTTTGCATCACTG GACAAGTCTCCGGTGGTGTCTCTGAACAACCTGATCGTCAGGGACATAGCCAATCAGGAGCGAGGAATGTACCTGATTAGCGCGTCAACACCTCCTGAGATGTTTGAGCTTCATGCAGCTTCGAAAGATGATCGACGTACCTGGATGACCCGAATCCAGCAGGCCGCCCTCAG ttgtcCATCCAGAGACGAGTTTCCACTCATCGAGACTGAAGATAAAGCGTTACTGCGACGCCTCAGAG CTGACATCCAGCAGAAGGACAGGGAGGTGCTAGAGCTCCTGCAGGAGCGCGTCACTTTGTTTTCTGACCTGGTGGAGgcaacaggaagaggaggaacagaagaAGGAGGTGTGGAGGTGATCTCTTGCTGCTCATCATCCTGCAGGAACCTGTTCAGGGCAGACACTCCTCACGCTCCTCAGGCAGAACCACTCCTCATGGGCGCCCTCTCCGAAG ttgacaaactcactgagctgctgctgaactccaACGTCCAGAGGTCCTCCATAACCAACAGCAACCAGGAGCTCAGCA ATGGAGACTCTGGTTCTCTGGACTCTTTAATGATGAATGGCAGCTCCTCAAAG gACAGAAACGGTAACCAGCTGCAGGAACAGACCTTAAACGAG GAGGTCCGTCAGCGATTGGTCAGTCTGAGCACGCAGCTTCACGCTCTGCAG GCTGCTGTGATTCGCCAGGACTCGATCCTTGAGCTGTCAGTCACACCAGGCACTGCCCCCGGCCCTTCCCCCGCCCCCCGCCTAAGTCGGTCAGTGTCGCGAGACATGGGGCTGGAAGCCAGTGGGGAGGTGGTGCAGCTTCGGCGGCAGGTGGAGCTACTGAAAGAGGAAGTGACATGGCTGAGTCTGAGGGGGGAGGGGCCAGATGGGAGGATGCAGGGTAACAGAGGGACCAGTGATGTCATCCAGGCAGAACAG GTACGAAGGGAAACTCGCGCCCCATTGGCCAGTCAGGATCCAGTTGACCAATTAGACGGTGTTCAAGAGGGAAAtgaggacgaggaagaggagctgATGAAGATCTCTCCTCGCTCTGACAGCCCAAGAG ACCTGCAGGACATCCCTGAGGAGAGCGAATGTGAACCTCATCACACCTCCACCTGA
- the LOC113170449 gene encoding rho guanine nucleotide exchange factor 2-like isoform X3: protein MSRLLESRRQDRMKEINLKNKEKERLKEREKEAREREARSSNGHLFTSLTVSSTTLCSSCNRSITAKEALSCPACNVTIHNRCRDSLASCAKMKQRQQKLSMVRNSSALQNVTLRTKTPMMKERPSSAIYPSDSLRQSLLGSRRVRSGLSLAKSVSTNNIAGGNEDSSGLKRILSQSTESLNFRNRTLSMESLTDDGEWWWSPLLEELQEEGSCVQADSWSLAVEPDFLQKLHKDLIKQQDVIYELIQTEFHHVRTLRIMEGVYRRGMQEEVMLEAGVVHTIFPCLDQLLELHSSFLSELLNRRKEGLVEGSSTNFVIRSIGDLLLKQFSGQSADDMKKLYSEFCSRHPKAVKLYKEVLTRDRRLQQFIRRVCRGPLLRRHGVQECILLVTQRITKYPVLIKRILDNTKGSEEEAQSLSQALQLLKDLISSVDHEVLELDRTRRLQEIQARLDPRAQAEVQGGGAFRGGELLRRRLLHEGTLLWKLQGSRMKDVQVLLMSDILVFLQEKDQKFTFASLDKSPVVSLNNLIVRDIANQERGMYLISASTPPEMFELHAASKDDRRTWMTRIQQAALSCPSRDEFPLIETEDKALLRRLRADIQQKDREVLELLQERVTLFSDLVEATGRGGTEEGGVEVISCCSSSCRNLFRADTPHAPQAEPLLMGALSEVDKLTELLLNSNVQRSSITNSNQELSNGDSGSLDSLMMNGSSSKDRNGNQLQEQTLNEEVRQRLVSLSTQLHALQAAVIRQDSILELSVTPGTAPGPSPAPRLSRSVSRDMGLEASGEVVQLRRQVELLKEEVTWLSLRGEGPDGRMQGNRGTSDVIQAEQQVRRETRAPLASQDPVDQLDGVQEGNEDEEEELMKISPRSDSPRDLQDIPEESECEPHHTST, encoded by the exons aatAAGGAAAAGGAGCgactgaaggagagagagaaggaggcgCGAGAGAGGGAGGCCCGGTCCAGCAACGGTCACCTGTTCACCTCTCTCACGGTGTCCTCCACCACCCTGTGCTCCTCCTGCAACAGGAGCATCACCGCCAAGGAGGCGCTCAGCTGCCCAG cctgTAATGTCACCATCCACAACCGCTGCAGAGACAGCCTGGCCAGCTGTGCCAAGATGAAACAGAGG CAACAGAAGCTGTCGATGGTCAGAAACAGCTCAGCTCTGCAGAATGTCACCCTGCGGACTAAAA ctccGATGATGAAGGAGCGGCCGAGCTCGGCCATCTACCCCTCAGACAGTCTTCGACAGTCCCTGCTCGGGTCCAGACGAGTTCGATCCGGACTGTCACTGGCCAAGAGTGTTTCCACCAATAACATTGCAGG GGGGAATGAGGATTCTTCAGGTCTGAAGCGAATTCTGTCTCAGTCCACAGAGTCTTTAAACTTCAGGAACAGGACGTTGTCCATGGAGTCTCTCACTGATGATG GTGAGTGGTGGTGGAGCCCcctgctggaggagctgcaggaggagggcAGCTGTGTTCAGGCCGACAGTTGGAGCCTCGCTGTGGAACCAGACTTTCTGCAGAAGCTTCATAAAGACCTGATCAAACAACAAGACGTAATTTATG AGCTCATCCAGACGGAGTTCCACCACGTGAGGACGCTGAGGATCATGGAGGGGGTATACCGGCGCGGGATGCAGGAGGAGGTGATGCTGGAGGCTGGGGTGGTTCATACCATCTTCCCCTGTCTGGACCAACTGCTGGAGCTCCATTCCAGCTTCCTGTCAGAGCTGCTGAACAGGAGAAAGGAGGGACTGGTGGAGGGCAGCTCCACCAACTTTGTTATCAGGAGCATTGGAGACCTGCTGCTCAAACAG TTTTCAGGTCAAAGTGCCGACGACATGAAGAAACTTTACTCAGAGTTCTGCAGTCGACACCCGAAAGCTGTGAAACTCTACAAAGAAGTTTTAACCCGAGACCGAAGACTGCAGCAGTTCATCAGG CGTGTCTGCCGTGGTCCTCTGCTGCGTCGTCATGGCGTCCAGGAGTGCATCCTACTGGTGACGCAGCGAATCACAAAGTACCCGGTCCTGATCAAGCGGATACTGGACAACACCAAAG GCAGTGAGGAAGAGGCACAATCTCTGAGCCAGGCACTGCAGCTCCTGAAGGACCTGATAAGCTCAGTGGACCATGAAGTTTTGGAGCTGGACCGGAccaggaggctgcaggagatTCAGGCCCGTCTGGACCCCCGGGCCCAGGCTGAGGTTCAGGGAGGAGGAGCGTTCAGAGGAGGCGAGCTGCTGAGGAGAAGGCTTCTTCACGAAGGGACACTGCTCTGGAAACTCCAGGGCTCCAGGATGAAAG atGTGCAGGTCCTGCTGATGTCAGACATCTTGGTTTTCCTTCAGGAGAAAGACCAAAAGTTCACTTTTGCATCACTG GACAAGTCTCCGGTGGTGTCTCTGAACAACCTGATCGTCAGGGACATAGCCAATCAGGAGCGAGGAATGTACCTGATTAGCGCGTCAACACCTCCTGAGATGTTTGAGCTTCATGCAGCTTCGAAAGATGATCGACGTACCTGGATGACCCGAATCCAGCAGGCCGCCCTCAG ttgtcCATCCAGAGACGAGTTTCCACTCATCGAGACTGAAGATAAAGCGTTACTGCGACGCCTCAGAG CTGACATCCAGCAGAAGGACAGGGAGGTGCTAGAGCTCCTGCAGGAGCGCGTCACTTTGTTTTCTGACCTGGTGGAGgcaacaggaagaggaggaacagaagaAGGAGGTGTGGAGGTGATCTCTTGCTGCTCATCATCCTGCAGGAACCTGTTCAGGGCAGACACTCCTCACGCTCCTCAGGCAGAACCACTCCTCATGGGCGCCCTCTCCGAAG ttgacaaactcactgagctgctgctgaactccaACGTCCAGAGGTCCTCCATAACCAACAGCAACCAGGAGCTCAGCA ATGGAGACTCTGGTTCTCTGGACTCTTTAATGATGAATGGCAGCTCCTCAAAG gACAGAAACGGTAACCAGCTGCAGGAACAGACCTTAAACGAG GAGGTCCGTCAGCGATTGGTCAGTCTGAGCACGCAGCTTCACGCTCTGCAG GCTGCTGTGATTCGCCAGGACTCGATCCTTGAGCTGTCAGTCACACCAGGCACTGCCCCCGGCCCTTCCCCCGCCCCCCGCCTAAGTCGGTCAGTGTCGCGAGACATGGGGCTGGAAGCCAGTGGGGAGGTGGTGCAGCTTCGGCGGCAGGTGGAGCTACTGAAAGAGGAAGTGACATGGCTGAGTCTGAGGGGGGAGGGGCCAGATGGGAGGATGCAGGGTAACAGAGGGACCAGTGATGTCATCCAGGCAGAACAG CAGGTACGAAGGGAAACTCGCGCCCCATTGGCCAGTCAGGATCCAGTTGACCAATTAGACGGTGTTCAAGAGGGAAAtgaggacgaggaagaggagctgATGAAGATCTCTCCTCGCTCTGACAGCCCAAGAG ACCTGCAGGACATCCCTGAGGAGAGCGAATGTGAACCTCATCACACCTCCACCTGA
- the LOC113170449 gene encoding rho guanine nucleotide exchange factor 2-like isoform X2, whose product MREKRSLEVSGSSLPAPVEQLGTLVRLGLVQTQVLLILRNKEKERLKEREKEAREREARSSNGHLFTSLTVSSTTLCSSCNRSITAKEALSCPACNVTIHNRCRDSLASCAKMKQRQQKLSMVRNSSALQNVTLRTKTPMMKERPSSAIYPSDSLRQSLLGSRRVRSGLSLAKSVSTNNIAGGNEDSSGLKRILSQSTESLNFRNRTLSMESLTDDGEWWWSPLLEELQEEGSCVQADSWSLAVEPDFLQKLHKDLIKQQDVIYELIQTEFHHVRTLRIMEGVYRRGMQEEVMLEAGVVHTIFPCLDQLLELHSSFLSELLNRRKEGLVEGSSTNFVIRSIGDLLLKQFSGQSADDMKKLYSEFCSRHPKAVKLYKEVLTRDRRLQQFIRRVCRGPLLRRHGVQECILLVTQRITKYPVLIKRILDNTKGSEEEAQSLSQALQLLKDLISSVDHEVLELDRTRRLQEIQARLDPRAQAEVQGGGAFRGGELLRRRLLHEGTLLWKLQGSRMKDVQVLLMSDILVFLQEKDQKFTFASLDKSPVVSLNNLIVRDIANQERGMYLISASTPPEMFELHAASKDDRRTWMTRIQQAALSCPSRDEFPLIETEDKALLRRLRADIQQKDREVLELLQERVTLFSDLVEATGRGGTEEGGVEVISCCSSSCRNLFRADTPHAPQAEPLLMGALSEVDKLTELLLNSNVQRSSITNSNQELSNGDSGSLDSLMMNGSSSKDRNGNQLQEQTLNEEVRQRLVSLSTQLHALQAAVIRQDSILELSVTPGTAPGPSPAPRLSRSVSRDMGLEASGEVVQLRRQVELLKEEVTWLSLRGEGPDGRMQGNRGTSDVIQAEQVRRETRAPLASQDPVDQLDGVQEGNEDEEEELMKISPRSDSPRDLQDIPEESECEPHHTST is encoded by the exons atgagagaaaagagaagtttAGAAGTTTCTGGTTCATCTCTTCCAGCACCAGTGGAACAACTGGGGACACTTGTGAGACTGGGACTCGTGCAGACTCAGGTCCTACTGATCCTGAGG aatAAGGAAAAGGAGCgactgaaggagagagagaaggaggcgCGAGAGAGGGAGGCCCGGTCCAGCAACGGTCACCTGTTCACCTCTCTCACGGTGTCCTCCACCACCCTGTGCTCCTCCTGCAACAGGAGCATCACCGCCAAGGAGGCGCTCAGCTGCCCAG cctgTAATGTCACCATCCACAACCGCTGCAGAGACAGCCTGGCCAGCTGTGCCAAGATGAAACAGAGG CAACAGAAGCTGTCGATGGTCAGAAACAGCTCAGCTCTGCAGAATGTCACCCTGCGGACTAAAA ctccGATGATGAAGGAGCGGCCGAGCTCGGCCATCTACCCCTCAGACAGTCTTCGACAGTCCCTGCTCGGGTCCAGACGAGTTCGATCCGGACTGTCACTGGCCAAGAGTGTTTCCACCAATAACATTGCAGG GGGGAATGAGGATTCTTCAGGTCTGAAGCGAATTCTGTCTCAGTCCACAGAGTCTTTAAACTTCAGGAACAGGACGTTGTCCATGGAGTCTCTCACTGATGATG GTGAGTGGTGGTGGAGCCCcctgctggaggagctgcaggaggagggcAGCTGTGTTCAGGCCGACAGTTGGAGCCTCGCTGTGGAACCAGACTTTCTGCAGAAGCTTCATAAAGACCTGATCAAACAACAAGACGTAATTTATG AGCTCATCCAGACGGAGTTCCACCACGTGAGGACGCTGAGGATCATGGAGGGGGTATACCGGCGCGGGATGCAGGAGGAGGTGATGCTGGAGGCTGGGGTGGTTCATACCATCTTCCCCTGTCTGGACCAACTGCTGGAGCTCCATTCCAGCTTCCTGTCAGAGCTGCTGAACAGGAGAAAGGAGGGACTGGTGGAGGGCAGCTCCACCAACTTTGTTATCAGGAGCATTGGAGACCTGCTGCTCAAACAG TTTTCAGGTCAAAGTGCCGACGACATGAAGAAACTTTACTCAGAGTTCTGCAGTCGACACCCGAAAGCTGTGAAACTCTACAAAGAAGTTTTAACCCGAGACCGAAGACTGCAGCAGTTCATCAGG CGTGTCTGCCGTGGTCCTCTGCTGCGTCGTCATGGCGTCCAGGAGTGCATCCTACTGGTGACGCAGCGAATCACAAAGTACCCGGTCCTGATCAAGCGGATACTGGACAACACCAAAG GCAGTGAGGAAGAGGCACAATCTCTGAGCCAGGCACTGCAGCTCCTGAAGGACCTGATAAGCTCAGTGGACCATGAAGTTTTGGAGCTGGACCGGAccaggaggctgcaggagatTCAGGCCCGTCTGGACCCCCGGGCCCAGGCTGAGGTTCAGGGAGGAGGAGCGTTCAGAGGAGGCGAGCTGCTGAGGAGAAGGCTTCTTCACGAAGGGACACTGCTCTGGAAACTCCAGGGCTCCAGGATGAAAG atGTGCAGGTCCTGCTGATGTCAGACATCTTGGTTTTCCTTCAGGAGAAAGACCAAAAGTTCACTTTTGCATCACTG GACAAGTCTCCGGTGGTGTCTCTGAACAACCTGATCGTCAGGGACATAGCCAATCAGGAGCGAGGAATGTACCTGATTAGCGCGTCAACACCTCCTGAGATGTTTGAGCTTCATGCAGCTTCGAAAGATGATCGACGTACCTGGATGACCCGAATCCAGCAGGCCGCCCTCAG ttgtcCATCCAGAGACGAGTTTCCACTCATCGAGACTGAAGATAAAGCGTTACTGCGACGCCTCAGAG CTGACATCCAGCAGAAGGACAGGGAGGTGCTAGAGCTCCTGCAGGAGCGCGTCACTTTGTTTTCTGACCTGGTGGAGgcaacaggaagaggaggaacagaagaAGGAGGTGTGGAGGTGATCTCTTGCTGCTCATCATCCTGCAGGAACCTGTTCAGGGCAGACACTCCTCACGCTCCTCAGGCAGAACCACTCCTCATGGGCGCCCTCTCCGAAG ttgacaaactcactgagctgctgctgaactccaACGTCCAGAGGTCCTCCATAACCAACAGCAACCAGGAGCTCAGCA ATGGAGACTCTGGTTCTCTGGACTCTTTAATGATGAATGGCAGCTCCTCAAAG gACAGAAACGGTAACCAGCTGCAGGAACAGACCTTAAACGAG GAGGTCCGTCAGCGATTGGTCAGTCTGAGCACGCAGCTTCACGCTCTGCAG GCTGCTGTGATTCGCCAGGACTCGATCCTTGAGCTGTCAGTCACACCAGGCACTGCCCCCGGCCCTTCCCCCGCCCCCCGCCTAAGTCGGTCAGTGTCGCGAGACATGGGGCTGGAAGCCAGTGGGGAGGTGGTGCAGCTTCGGCGGCAGGTGGAGCTACTGAAAGAGGAAGTGACATGGCTGAGTCTGAGGGGGGAGGGGCCAGATGGGAGGATGCAGGGTAACAGAGGGACCAGTGATGTCATCCAGGCAGAACAG GTACGAAGGGAAACTCGCGCCCCATTGGCCAGTCAGGATCCAGTTGACCAATTAGACGGTGTTCAAGAGGGAAAtgaggacgaggaagaggagctgATGAAGATCTCTCCTCGCTCTGACAGCCCAAGAG ACCTGCAGGACATCCCTGAGGAGAGCGAATGTGAACCTCATCACACCTCCACCTGA
- the LOC113170449 gene encoding rho guanine nucleotide exchange factor 2-like isoform X1 — protein MREKRSLEVSGSSLPAPVEQLGTLVRLGLVQTQVLLILRNKEKERLKEREKEAREREARSSNGHLFTSLTVSSTTLCSSCNRSITAKEALSCPACNVTIHNRCRDSLASCAKMKQRQQKLSMVRNSSALQNVTLRTKTPMMKERPSSAIYPSDSLRQSLLGSRRVRSGLSLAKSVSTNNIAGGNEDSSGLKRILSQSTESLNFRNRTLSMESLTDDGEWWWSPLLEELQEEGSCVQADSWSLAVEPDFLQKLHKDLIKQQDVIYELIQTEFHHVRTLRIMEGVYRRGMQEEVMLEAGVVHTIFPCLDQLLELHSSFLSELLNRRKEGLVEGSSTNFVIRSIGDLLLKQFSGQSADDMKKLYSEFCSRHPKAVKLYKEVLTRDRRLQQFIRRVCRGPLLRRHGVQECILLVTQRITKYPVLIKRILDNTKGSEEEAQSLSQALQLLKDLISSVDHEVLELDRTRRLQEIQARLDPRAQAEVQGGGAFRGGELLRRRLLHEGTLLWKLQGSRMKDVQVLLMSDILVFLQEKDQKFTFASLDKSPVVSLNNLIVRDIANQERGMYLISASTPPEMFELHAASKDDRRTWMTRIQQAALSCPSRDEFPLIETEDKALLRRLRADIQQKDREVLELLQERVTLFSDLVEATGRGGTEEGGVEVISCCSSSCRNLFRADTPHAPQAEPLLMGALSEVDKLTELLLNSNVQRSSITNSNQELSNGDSGSLDSLMMNGSSSKDRNGNQLQEQTLNEEVRQRLVSLSTQLHALQAAVIRQDSILELSVTPGTAPGPSPAPRLSRSVSRDMGLEASGEVVQLRRQVELLKEEVTWLSLRGEGPDGRMQGNRGTSDVIQAEQQVRRETRAPLASQDPVDQLDGVQEGNEDEEEELMKISPRSDSPRDLQDIPEESECEPHHTST, from the exons atgagagaaaagagaagtttAGAAGTTTCTGGTTCATCTCTTCCAGCACCAGTGGAACAACTGGGGACACTTGTGAGACTGGGACTCGTGCAGACTCAGGTCCTACTGATCCTGAGG aatAAGGAAAAGGAGCgactgaaggagagagagaaggaggcgCGAGAGAGGGAGGCCCGGTCCAGCAACGGTCACCTGTTCACCTCTCTCACGGTGTCCTCCACCACCCTGTGCTCCTCCTGCAACAGGAGCATCACCGCCAAGGAGGCGCTCAGCTGCCCAG cctgTAATGTCACCATCCACAACCGCTGCAGAGACAGCCTGGCCAGCTGTGCCAAGATGAAACAGAGG CAACAGAAGCTGTCGATGGTCAGAAACAGCTCAGCTCTGCAGAATGTCACCCTGCGGACTAAAA ctccGATGATGAAGGAGCGGCCGAGCTCGGCCATCTACCCCTCAGACAGTCTTCGACAGTCCCTGCTCGGGTCCAGACGAGTTCGATCCGGACTGTCACTGGCCAAGAGTGTTTCCACCAATAACATTGCAGG GGGGAATGAGGATTCTTCAGGTCTGAAGCGAATTCTGTCTCAGTCCACAGAGTCTTTAAACTTCAGGAACAGGACGTTGTCCATGGAGTCTCTCACTGATGATG GTGAGTGGTGGTGGAGCCCcctgctggaggagctgcaggaggagggcAGCTGTGTTCAGGCCGACAGTTGGAGCCTCGCTGTGGAACCAGACTTTCTGCAGAAGCTTCATAAAGACCTGATCAAACAACAAGACGTAATTTATG AGCTCATCCAGACGGAGTTCCACCACGTGAGGACGCTGAGGATCATGGAGGGGGTATACCGGCGCGGGATGCAGGAGGAGGTGATGCTGGAGGCTGGGGTGGTTCATACCATCTTCCCCTGTCTGGACCAACTGCTGGAGCTCCATTCCAGCTTCCTGTCAGAGCTGCTGAACAGGAGAAAGGAGGGACTGGTGGAGGGCAGCTCCACCAACTTTGTTATCAGGAGCATTGGAGACCTGCTGCTCAAACAG TTTTCAGGTCAAAGTGCCGACGACATGAAGAAACTTTACTCAGAGTTCTGCAGTCGACACCCGAAAGCTGTGAAACTCTACAAAGAAGTTTTAACCCGAGACCGAAGACTGCAGCAGTTCATCAGG CGTGTCTGCCGTGGTCCTCTGCTGCGTCGTCATGGCGTCCAGGAGTGCATCCTACTGGTGACGCAGCGAATCACAAAGTACCCGGTCCTGATCAAGCGGATACTGGACAACACCAAAG GCAGTGAGGAAGAGGCACAATCTCTGAGCCAGGCACTGCAGCTCCTGAAGGACCTGATAAGCTCAGTGGACCATGAAGTTTTGGAGCTGGACCGGAccaggaggctgcaggagatTCAGGCCCGTCTGGACCCCCGGGCCCAGGCTGAGGTTCAGGGAGGAGGAGCGTTCAGAGGAGGCGAGCTGCTGAGGAGAAGGCTTCTTCACGAAGGGACACTGCTCTGGAAACTCCAGGGCTCCAGGATGAAAG atGTGCAGGTCCTGCTGATGTCAGACATCTTGGTTTTCCTTCAGGAGAAAGACCAAAAGTTCACTTTTGCATCACTG GACAAGTCTCCGGTGGTGTCTCTGAACAACCTGATCGTCAGGGACATAGCCAATCAGGAGCGAGGAATGTACCTGATTAGCGCGTCAACACCTCCTGAGATGTTTGAGCTTCATGCAGCTTCGAAAGATGATCGACGTACCTGGATGACCCGAATCCAGCAGGCCGCCCTCAG ttgtcCATCCAGAGACGAGTTTCCACTCATCGAGACTGAAGATAAAGCGTTACTGCGACGCCTCAGAG CTGACATCCAGCAGAAGGACAGGGAGGTGCTAGAGCTCCTGCAGGAGCGCGTCACTTTGTTTTCTGACCTGGTGGAGgcaacaggaagaggaggaacagaagaAGGAGGTGTGGAGGTGATCTCTTGCTGCTCATCATCCTGCAGGAACCTGTTCAGGGCAGACACTCCTCACGCTCCTCAGGCAGAACCACTCCTCATGGGCGCCCTCTCCGAAG ttgacaaactcactgagctgctgctgaactccaACGTCCAGAGGTCCTCCATAACCAACAGCAACCAGGAGCTCAGCA ATGGAGACTCTGGTTCTCTGGACTCTTTAATGATGAATGGCAGCTCCTCAAAG gACAGAAACGGTAACCAGCTGCAGGAACAGACCTTAAACGAG GAGGTCCGTCAGCGATTGGTCAGTCTGAGCACGCAGCTTCACGCTCTGCAG GCTGCTGTGATTCGCCAGGACTCGATCCTTGAGCTGTCAGTCACACCAGGCACTGCCCCCGGCCCTTCCCCCGCCCCCCGCCTAAGTCGGTCAGTGTCGCGAGACATGGGGCTGGAAGCCAGTGGGGAGGTGGTGCAGCTTCGGCGGCAGGTGGAGCTACTGAAAGAGGAAGTGACATGGCTGAGTCTGAGGGGGGAGGGGCCAGATGGGAGGATGCAGGGTAACAGAGGGACCAGTGATGTCATCCAGGCAGAACAG CAGGTACGAAGGGAAACTCGCGCCCCATTGGCCAGTCAGGATCCAGTTGACCAATTAGACGGTGTTCAAGAGGGAAAtgaggacgaggaagaggagctgATGAAGATCTCTCCTCGCTCTGACAGCCCAAGAG ACCTGCAGGACATCCCTGAGGAGAGCGAATGTGAACCTCATCACACCTCCACCTGA